A DNA window from Labilithrix sp. contains the following coding sequences:
- a CDS encoding sigma-70 family RNA polymerase sigma factor, with amino-acid sequence MSATETQARARIDAVFRIEWSKLVAGLARLLKGDVGRAEELAEDAFVAALETWPQGGIPDRPGAWLMQAAKNRALNALDHAKRVGRKEGEITRALEDRQERAAEAIEAAADDDVGDDLLRLVFASCHPALSPDARVALTLRVLGGLTTEEIARAFVVPEPTIAQRIVRAKRTLAESGAPFEVPRGKELAERLASVLEVVYLIFNEGYAATAGGDWMRPALCEDALRLGRVLAELVPREAEVHGLVALMEIQASRVGARTGPNGEPIPLFEQKRARWDRLLIQRGLAALARGEALGGARGPYLLQAAIAACHARAGAPEATDWRRIVGYYDELAELTRSPIVELNRSVAVAMADGPAAGLALADAVAASGALDGYHLLPAVRADFLTKLARFDEARAELGRAAKLATNERERALLLERAAKLER; translated from the coding sequence GTGAGCGCGACGGAGACGCAGGCTCGCGCGCGCATCGACGCGGTGTTCCGCATCGAGTGGTCGAAGCTCGTCGCCGGCCTCGCGCGCTTGCTGAAGGGCGACGTCGGACGCGCGGAGGAGCTCGCAGAGGACGCGTTCGTCGCGGCGCTCGAGACGTGGCCGCAGGGCGGGATCCCCGATCGACCGGGCGCGTGGCTGATGCAGGCGGCGAAGAACCGCGCCCTCAACGCGCTCGATCACGCGAAGCGGGTCGGGCGCAAGGAGGGCGAGATCACGCGCGCGCTCGAGGACCGCCAGGAGCGCGCGGCGGAGGCGATCGAGGCCGCGGCCGACGACGACGTCGGCGACGACCTACTCCGCCTCGTCTTCGCCTCGTGCCACCCGGCGCTCTCTCCCGACGCCCGCGTCGCCCTCACGCTGCGCGTCCTCGGCGGCCTCACGACCGAGGAGATCGCGCGCGCGTTCGTGGTCCCGGAGCCCACCATCGCGCAGCGCATCGTCCGCGCGAAGCGCACGCTCGCGGAGAGCGGCGCGCCGTTCGAGGTGCCGCGCGGCAAGGAGCTCGCGGAGCGGCTCGCGTCGGTGCTCGAGGTCGTCTACCTGATCTTCAACGAGGGCTACGCCGCGACCGCGGGCGGCGACTGGATGCGACCCGCGCTCTGCGAGGACGCGCTGCGCCTCGGCCGCGTCCTCGCGGAGCTGGTCCCGCGCGAGGCCGAGGTGCACGGCCTCGTCGCGCTGATGGAGATCCAGGCCTCGCGCGTGGGCGCCCGCACCGGCCCGAACGGCGAGCCGATCCCGCTCTTCGAGCAGAAGCGCGCGCGGTGGGACCGCCTCTTGATCCAGCGCGGCCTCGCGGCGCTCGCGCGAGGCGAGGCGCTCGGCGGCGCGCGCGGACCTTACCTGCTCCAGGCCGCGATCGCGGCGTGCCACGCGCGCGCGGGCGCGCCCGAGGCGACGGACTGGCGGCGCATCGTCGGCTACTACGACGAGCTCGCGGAGCTGACGCGCTCGCCGATCGTGGAGCTGAATCGCTCCGTCGCCGTCGCGATGGCGGACGGCCCCGCCGCGGGCCTCGCGCTCGCCGACGCGGTCGCCGCGAGCGGCGCGCTCGACGGGTATCACCTGCTCCCCGCCGTGCGCGCCGACTTCCTCACGAAGCTCGCGCGCTTCGACGAAGCCCGCGCGGAGCTGGGGCGCGCGGCGAAGCTCGCGACGAACGAGCGCGAGCGGGCTCTGCTGCTCGAGCGCGCGGCGAAGCTGGAGAGATAA
- a CDS encoding beta-propeller domain-containing protein, protein MLVSRSFALRLAPVVLTALAAVACGEDSSSGSTYAGSPRASAPSDSENTSSSGGALPSGQQQTSPVDDGAAQRAIAEADIVQIQNGRLYALSKTGSLSIIDVSKPNQLTMLGQAYLPGEPFEMYLTGDRLTLMMNGVYSQTGQIVPASSEGVAYQPPGVNSSAGILVVDVRDPGLMQRVGTFAVPGTIADSRLAGDVLYVVTYQNQGCWSCASKNSTVVTSFDLSAGTEAKEVAQIAFGNTSYGNTPDVKRSIIFGNGHLWVGGPSGSAGAIDLVDVSDAGGKLEKGAHIETAGPILSRWQMSEKDDVLRVISQVGNATGATYGDPQVQTFQVWSARSVQTMAKVGLQLPRPESLKAVRFDADRAYAITFERTDPLFIIDLSDPMNPQQRGELEMPGYVVHLEPRGDRLIGLGVDERDSVGQLNVSLFDVSNMDTPRMLSRVSFGGGGWTRNEQIQQTILPEDQDRLQKAFKINDGGLITIPYSNPSYGTCATGGGVQLVDWKGDAFTKQALLPVAGNPRRAIVNQEQLIAVSDSNVTSFDLKSRYAASKTADLVIGTCELRTASGDVPVNSGWNQTPNQSNDYPRHGYYYDEDRGAFACSTTQRPAAPAGWLTFAAVGLAVGALARRRASRRAS, encoded by the coding sequence ATGCTCGTCAGCCGCTCCTTCGCGCTTCGCCTCGCCCCCGTCGTCCTCACCGCCCTCGCCGCCGTCGCCTGCGGCGAGGACTCGTCGTCGGGCTCGACGTACGCCGGCAGTCCGAGAGCGAGCGCGCCCAGCGACAGCGAAAACACCAGCAGCTCCGGCGGCGCCCTGCCCTCGGGCCAGCAGCAGACCTCGCCCGTCGACGACGGCGCGGCCCAGCGCGCGATCGCGGAGGCCGACATCGTCCAGATCCAGAACGGCCGCCTCTACGCGCTCTCGAAGACGGGGTCGCTCTCGATCATCGACGTGTCGAAGCCGAACCAGCTCACGATGCTCGGGCAGGCGTACCTCCCCGGCGAGCCGTTCGAGATGTACCTGACCGGCGACCGCCTCACGCTGATGATGAACGGCGTCTACTCGCAGACCGGTCAGATCGTCCCCGCGTCGAGCGAAGGCGTCGCGTACCAGCCGCCGGGGGTGAACTCGAGCGCGGGCATCCTCGTCGTCGACGTGCGCGATCCCGGCCTCATGCAGCGCGTCGGCACGTTCGCGGTGCCCGGCACGATCGCGGACTCGCGCCTCGCGGGCGACGTGCTCTACGTCGTGACGTACCAGAACCAGGGCTGCTGGAGCTGCGCGTCGAAGAACAGCACCGTCGTCACGAGCTTCGATCTCAGCGCGGGGACGGAGGCGAAAGAGGTCGCTCAGATCGCGTTCGGCAACACGAGCTACGGCAACACGCCCGACGTGAAGCGCAGCATCATCTTCGGCAACGGCCACCTCTGGGTGGGCGGGCCTTCCGGGAGCGCGGGCGCGATCGACCTCGTCGACGTGAGCGACGCCGGCGGCAAGCTCGAGAAGGGCGCGCACATCGAGACGGCGGGCCCGATCCTGAGCCGCTGGCAGATGAGCGAGAAGGACGACGTGCTCCGCGTCATCTCGCAGGTCGGCAACGCGACCGGCGCGACCTACGGCGATCCGCAGGTCCAGACCTTCCAGGTGTGGAGCGCGCGGTCGGTGCAGACGATGGCGAAGGTGGGGCTCCAGCTCCCGCGTCCGGAGAGCCTCAAGGCAGTGCGCTTCGACGCCGATCGCGCGTACGCGATCACCTTCGAGCGCACGGACCCGCTCTTCATCATCGACCTCTCCGATCCGATGAACCCGCAGCAGCGCGGCGAGCTCGAGATGCCGGGCTACGTCGTGCACCTCGAGCCGCGCGGCGACCGCCTCATCGGCCTCGGCGTCGACGAGCGTGACAGCGTGGGTCAGCTCAACGTCTCGCTCTTCGACGTCTCGAACATGGACACTCCGCGCATGCTGTCCCGCGTCTCCTTCGGCGGCGGCGGCTGGACGCGCAACGAGCAGATCCAGCAGACGATCCTGCCCGAGGATCAGGATCGCCTCCAGAAGGCCTTCAAGATCAACGACGGCGGGCTCATCACGATCCCCTACTCGAACCCGAGCTACGGCACGTGCGCGACGGGCGGCGGCGTCCAGCTCGTCGACTGGAAGGGCGACGCGTTCACGAAGCAGGCGCTCCTCCCCGTCGCGGGCAACCCGCGCCGCGCGATCGTGAACCAGGAGCAGCTCATCGCGGTCTCGGACTCGAACGTCACGTCGTTCGACCTCAAGTCCCGCTACGCCGCGAGCAAGACGGCCGACCTCGTCATCGGCACGTGCGAGCTCCGCACCGCGAGCGGCGACGTGCCGGTCAACAGCGGCTGGAACCAGACCCCGAACCAGAGCAACGACTACCCTCGTCACGGCTACTACTACGACGAAGACCGCGGCGCGTTCGCGTGCAGCACGACGCAGCGTCCCGCCGCGCCCGCCGGCTGGCTGACCTTCGCCGCGGTCGGCCTCGCGGTCGGCGCGCTCGCTCGTCGTCGTGCGTCTCGCCGCGCATCGTGA
- a CDS encoding TCR/Tet family MFS transporter, with the protein MSAIDAEDSPDYKRCALMARSTKHAFVFVWITVLLDMVGLGLIIPVVPGVLRELTGTDPAHAAVYGGWLFFAYAAMQFFCAPVVGGLSDAIGRRPVLLFAVLGLGIDYILTALSPSIVWLFAGRVVAGLFGASYTTANAFVADVTPPDERGKAFGLLGAAFGVGFVVGPAIGGLLGDLGTRVPFYVAAALSLANFVYGLVFLPETHPKERRKPLRLSQVHPFGAIANVPGGPHVRVLAISLFVLFLGGAVYPAIWSFWTTAEFGWSPRMIGISLAVYGISNTICQALLVGLATKKLGERNASLLGLVLNVLAYVLTGLATKSWMVFAVIIVASPAGIAMPAMNAWMSKLTPDDAQGRLQGVVGAAEGLSSIAGPLLMTQVFGAYEHTLPGAPFFLAAALTVLSLFIVLRAGPQPREANP; encoded by the coding sequence GTGTCCGCCATCGACGCGGAGGATAGCCCGGATTACAAGCGCTGCGCCCTGATGGCGCGCTCGACGAAGCACGCGTTCGTGTTCGTGTGGATCACGGTCCTCCTCGACATGGTCGGCCTCGGCCTGATCATCCCGGTCGTGCCCGGCGTGCTGCGCGAGCTCACCGGCACCGATCCCGCGCACGCCGCCGTCTACGGCGGCTGGCTCTTCTTCGCCTACGCGGCGATGCAGTTCTTCTGCGCGCCGGTGGTCGGCGGTCTCTCCGACGCGATCGGCCGCCGGCCGGTGCTCCTCTTCGCGGTGCTCGGCCTCGGCATCGACTACATCCTGACCGCGCTCTCGCCCTCGATCGTCTGGCTCTTCGCGGGCCGCGTCGTGGCGGGCCTCTTCGGCGCGTCGTACACGACCGCGAACGCCTTCGTCGCCGACGTGACGCCGCCCGACGAGCGCGGCAAGGCGTTCGGCCTCCTCGGCGCTGCGTTCGGCGTCGGCTTCGTCGTCGGCCCCGCCATCGGCGGCCTCCTCGGCGACCTCGGCACGCGCGTCCCGTTCTACGTCGCGGCCGCCCTCTCGCTCGCGAACTTCGTCTACGGCCTGGTCTTCCTGCCGGAGACGCACCCGAAGGAGCGGCGCAAGCCGCTGCGGCTCTCGCAGGTGCACCCCTTCGGCGCGATCGCGAACGTCCCCGGCGGCCCCCACGTCCGCGTGCTCGCGATCTCGCTCTTCGTGCTCTTCCTCGGCGGCGCGGTGTACCCCGCGATCTGGTCGTTCTGGACGACGGCGGAGTTCGGCTGGAGCCCGCGCATGATCGGCATCTCGCTCGCGGTCTACGGTATCAGCAACACGATCTGCCAGGCCCTCCTCGTCGGCCTCGCGACGAAGAAGCTCGGCGAGCGCAACGCCTCGCTCCTGGGTCTGGTCCTCAACGTGTTGGCCTACGTCCTGACCGGCCTCGCGACGAAGAGCTGGATGGTGTTCGCCGTCATCATCGTCGCGTCCCCCGCCGGCATCGCGATGCCGGCGATGAACGCGTGGATGTCGAAGCTCACGCCGGACGACGCACAGGGCCGCCTCCAGGGCGTCGTCGGCGCCGCGGAGGGCCTCTCCTCCATCGCCGGCCCTCTCCTCATGACGCAGGTCTTCGGCGCCTACGAGCACACCCTCCCCGGCGCCCCCTTCTTCCTCGCCGCCGCGCTCACCGTCCTCTCCCTCTTCATCGTCCTCCGCGCCGGCCCCCAGCCACGCGAGGCCAACCCATGA
- a CDS encoding delta-60 repeat domain-containing protein — MSEPWYARLRMSGRRGALGGIGAALWIGAWACTTYSTDEAPEPQPVVQADAASAPNLPDASAPRDGSDETPAFTLTLSSRSLALYRGGSVVLTVTGARTGGHAKDVVLSVADLPFGVTSDAPTLATDQKTATIELVASADAAVATTSVLVRAESAGGAIEAAVALTLDVRAEDDSGVHNALDPTFGAGGELEVALDIQIPLSATVTPAGRIVVGGWDGKTPMVARFMPDGTRDPSFKMGQTALLSASKMPIPTALLATGDKLVIGGSYDCASSCKHAVARLALDGEVDGTFGSLGRADLFTGPNVITAGNVESIVASPTTGHLFVGTHYFGGAPPYTGELAVTHLDANGQQQTSWGTYGRKYFASDYVPSVSMVVEGDDTVFLQHRENVTKLATGGSSTRSNVSPGPIAAYGSNLFAFGGDTKRMQIAVLDPAGVRDPLPKSEDGGALVVEQGVELSVTAGLAATSGLFVGGTASKSSSFQSAAALARFHLDGGVDQSFGDQGILFSPYRAPVVVGSIPRRTESGPLLITTLPGNRLLTVGLRELASGERALVFRRYQL, encoded by the coding sequence ATGAGCGAGCCGTGGTACGCTCGATTACGAATGAGCGGTCGCAGGGGGGCGTTGGGTGGTATCGGCGCGGCCCTCTGGATCGGAGCGTGGGCTTGTACCACCTACTCCACGGACGAAGCCCCGGAGCCGCAGCCCGTCGTGCAGGCAGACGCGGCGTCCGCACCGAACCTCCCCGACGCGAGCGCGCCTCGCGACGGCTCGGACGAAACGCCCGCCTTCACGCTGACGCTGTCGTCTCGTTCGCTCGCCCTCTACCGCGGTGGCAGCGTCGTGCTGACCGTCACCGGCGCGCGCACGGGCGGTCATGCGAAGGACGTCGTGCTGAGCGTCGCGGACCTGCCCTTCGGTGTGACCTCCGATGCGCCGACGCTCGCCACCGATCAGAAGACGGCGACGATCGAGCTCGTCGCTTCGGCGGACGCGGCCGTCGCCACCACGAGCGTGCTCGTGCGCGCGGAGAGCGCCGGCGGCGCCATCGAGGCGGCGGTCGCGCTCACGCTCGACGTTCGCGCCGAAGACGACTCCGGCGTTCACAACGCGCTCGACCCGACGTTCGGCGCCGGCGGCGAGCTCGAGGTCGCCCTCGACATCCAGATTCCGTTGAGCGCCACCGTCACGCCCGCGGGGAGGATCGTGGTGGGCGGATGGGACGGCAAGACCCCCATGGTCGCGCGCTTCATGCCCGACGGAACGCGCGACCCGTCGTTCAAGATGGGGCAGACCGCGCTGCTCAGCGCATCGAAGATGCCCATCCCCACCGCGCTGCTGGCGACGGGAGACAAGCTCGTGATCGGCGGCAGCTACGATTGCGCGAGCTCCTGCAAGCACGCCGTCGCGCGGCTCGCGTTGGACGGTGAGGTCGACGGGACGTTCGGCTCGCTCGGCCGGGCGGACCTCTTCACCGGCCCCAACGTCATCACGGCGGGGAACGTGGAGAGCATCGTGGCCTCGCCCACGACCGGACACCTCTTCGTCGGCACCCACTATTTCGGCGGCGCTCCGCCCTACACGGGCGAGCTCGCCGTCACGCACCTCGACGCGAACGGCCAGCAGCAGACGAGCTGGGGCACCTACGGTCGCAAGTACTTTGCGAGCGACTACGTGCCGTCCGTCTCGATGGTGGTGGAGGGCGACGACACCGTGTTCCTGCAGCACCGCGAGAACGTCACGAAGCTGGCGACGGGTGGCTCGTCGACGCGCTCGAACGTGTCGCCGGGTCCCATCGCCGCGTACGGTTCGAACCTCTTCGCCTTCGGCGGCGACACGAAGCGGATGCAGATCGCCGTCCTGGATCCCGCGGGCGTGCGCGATCCACTCCCCAAGAGTGAGGACGGAGGTGCGCTCGTCGTCGAGCAAGGCGTGGAGCTCTCGGTGACGGCCGGCCTCGCGGCGACGAGCGGCCTGTTCGTCGGCGGTACCGCCTCGAAGTCCTCGAGCTTTCAGTCCGCCGCAGCGCTCGCCCGCTTCCACCTCGACGGTGGCGTCGATCAGAGCTTCGGCGATCAGGGGATCTTGTTCTCTCCGTACCGCGCTCCGGTCGTCGTCGGATCCATTCCGCGGCGGACCGAGAGCGGTCCTCTGCTGATCACGACGCTGCCGGGAAATCGACTCCTCACGGTGGGACTGCGCGAGCTCGCGTCGGGAGAGCGAGCCCTCGTCTTCCGCCGCTACCAGCTCTGA
- a CDS encoding YciI family protein, producing MKFMIIVPANNESEAGALPTTEELEAMGKFNEELVKAGVMLAGEGLHPSSKGARITFGKGGKSSVKDGPFTESKELVAGFWILQVKSKEECIAWMSRAPFGEGATLEIRQVHEAEDFAPVDPDGKIRDHEEQLRREIEKQQQR from the coding sequence ATGAAGTTCATGATCATCGTTCCCGCCAACAACGAGTCCGAGGCCGGCGCGCTCCCCACCACGGAGGAGCTCGAGGCGATGGGGAAGTTCAACGAAGAGCTCGTGAAGGCCGGCGTCATGCTCGCCGGGGAAGGGCTGCACCCGTCCTCGAAGGGGGCGCGCATCACCTTCGGGAAGGGCGGGAAGTCGTCCGTGAAAGACGGGCCCTTCACCGAGTCGAAAGAGCTCGTCGCCGGGTTCTGGATCCTCCAGGTGAAATCGAAGGAGGAGTGCATCGCGTGGATGAGCCGCGCGCCGTTCGGAGAGGGCGCCACGCTCGAGATCCGACAGGTCCACGAGGCCGAGGACTTCGCGCCCGTCGACCCCGACGGCAAGATCCGTGACCACGAGGAGCAGCTCCGCCGCGAGATCGAGAAGCAGCAGCAGCGCTGA
- the ettA gene encoding energy-dependent translational throttle protein EttA has translation MPEFIFTMQAVTKVHPPDKRVLENIHLAFYPGAKIGVIGANGSGKSSLLRIMAGVDKTFGGEAKPHPGTRIGYFAQEPELGSAKTVWEAVSEGVKETQDLITRFEEISTKLGEPMDDDAMSKLLEEQGQLQDKLDAADAWNLDRHVSLAMEALNVPPKDAEIKHLSGGEKRRVALCRLLLSRPDMLLLDEPTNHLDAESVAWLERFLHEYTGTVVAVTHDRYFLDNVAGWILELDHGKGYPFEGNYSGWLEQKSARLAQQEKQESARQRKLKQELEWVRASPRARQAKSKARLAAYDQLLAESTSKQISETEITLPPGPRLGDTVIVAEHLKKGFGDRLLVDDLSFILPRAGIVGVIGPNGAGKTTLFKMLVDQEKPDAGTLKVGETVKVSYVDQSRDALQGDKSVWEVISGGNPTVELGKREVNSRAYCSWFNFKGSDQQKKVKDLSGGERNRVHLARLLKEGGNLILLDEPTNDLDVETLQALESALLGFPGCVVVVSHDRWFLDRIATHMLAFEGDGKVTFFDGNYQAYEEDRQKRLGTTSEKGPKGKFKKLGAM, from the coding sequence ATGCCCGAGTTCATCTTCACCATGCAGGCGGTGACGAAGGTCCACCCGCCCGACAAGCGTGTCCTCGAGAACATCCATCTCGCCTTCTATCCGGGCGCGAAGATCGGCGTGATCGGCGCGAACGGGTCGGGCAAGAGCTCGCTCCTCCGCATCATGGCCGGCGTCGACAAGACGTTCGGCGGAGAAGCGAAGCCGCACCCGGGGACCCGCATCGGTTACTTCGCGCAAGAGCCCGAGCTCGGGAGCGCGAAGACGGTCTGGGAGGCCGTGAGCGAGGGCGTGAAGGAGACGCAGGACCTCATCACGCGCTTCGAGGAGATCTCCACGAAGCTCGGCGAGCCGATGGACGACGACGCGATGTCGAAGCTGCTCGAAGAGCAGGGGCAGCTGCAGGACAAGCTCGACGCCGCCGACGCGTGGAACCTCGATCGCCACGTGTCACTCGCGATGGAGGCGCTCAACGTGCCACCCAAGGACGCCGAGATCAAACACCTCTCCGGCGGCGAGAAGCGGCGCGTCGCGCTGTGTCGCTTGCTGCTCTCGCGGCCCGACATGCTGCTGCTCGACGAGCCGACCAACCACCTCGACGCCGAGTCGGTCGCGTGGCTCGAGCGCTTCTTGCACGAGTACACCGGGACGGTGGTGGCGGTCACGCACGACCGCTACTTCCTCGACAACGTCGCGGGGTGGATCCTCGAGCTCGATCACGGCAAGGGGTACCCGTTCGAGGGCAACTACTCGGGGTGGTTGGAGCAGAAGTCGGCGCGGCTCGCGCAGCAGGAGAAGCAGGAGTCCGCGCGGCAGCGGAAGCTGAAGCAGGAGCTCGAGTGGGTGCGGGCCTCGCCGCGCGCGCGGCAGGCGAAGAGCAAGGCGCGCCTCGCCGCGTACGACCAGCTCCTCGCGGAGTCGACGTCGAAGCAGATCAGCGAGACCGAGATCACGCTGCCGCCGGGGCCGCGCCTCGGCGACACCGTCATCGTCGCGGAGCACCTCAAGAAGGGCTTCGGCGATCGCCTGCTCGTCGACGACCTCTCCTTCATCCTGCCGCGCGCCGGGATCGTCGGCGTGATCGGGCCGAACGGCGCCGGCAAGACGACGCTCTTCAAGATGCTCGTCGACCAGGAGAAGCCGGACGCGGGGACGCTCAAGGTCGGGGAGACGGTGAAGGTCTCGTACGTCGATCAGTCGCGCGACGCGCTCCAGGGCGACAAGTCGGTGTGGGAGGTGATCTCCGGCGGCAACCCGACGGTGGAGCTCGGCAAGCGCGAGGTGAACTCGCGCGCGTATTGCTCGTGGTTCAACTTCAAGGGGTCCGACCAGCAGAAGAAGGTGAAGGACCTCTCCGGCGGGGAGCGGAACCGCGTGCATCTTGCACGTTTGTTGAAGGAGGGCGGGAACCTCATCCTCCTCGACGAGCCGACGAACGACCTCGACGTCGAGACGCTCCAGGCGCTCGAGAGCGCGCTGCTCGGGTTCCCCGGCTGCGTCGTCGTCGTCAGCCACGATCGCTGGTTCCTCGATCGCATCGCGACGCACATGCTCGCGTTCGAGGGGGACGGGAAGGTCACGTTCTTCGACGGCAACTACCAGGCGTACGAAGAAGACCGCCAGAAGCGCCTCGGCACGACGTCGGAGAAGGGGCCGAAGGGGAAGTTCAAGAAGCTCGGAGCGATGTAG
- a CDS encoding RNA polymerase sigma factor has product MTGRGLSADEVSQVYHRYGALLERRSRLLMRDVSLGEDAVQELLASLLRRGETFRAAESPYRWLCRAVDRTCLDLLRRGRRVREAVPLDALDPIGPAPGVDAEARVAALQELAQLGPEEQALAIMLFVDGMTQGEAATELGVSRVTVNKRAQGIRARLGLSPSPSSSSSPSSSPSSEEET; this is encoded by the coding sequence GTGACGGGGCGCGGTCTCTCCGCGGACGAGGTGAGCCAGGTGTATCACCGCTACGGCGCGCTCCTCGAGCGGCGCTCGCGCCTGCTCATGCGCGACGTGTCGCTCGGCGAGGACGCGGTGCAGGAGCTGCTCGCGTCGCTCTTGCGCCGTGGAGAGACCTTTCGCGCGGCGGAGTCGCCGTATCGCTGGCTCTGTCGCGCGGTGGACCGGACCTGCCTCGACCTGCTCCGCCGCGGACGGCGCGTGCGCGAGGCGGTCCCGCTCGACGCGCTCGATCCGATCGGGCCCGCCCCCGGCGTCGACGCGGAGGCGCGCGTCGCGGCACTGCAGGAGCTCGCGCAGCTCGGGCCGGAAGAGCAGGCGCTCGCGATCATGTTGTTCGTCGACGGGATGACGCAGGGCGAGGCGGCGACGGAGCTCGGCGTCTCGCGCGTCACGGTGAACAAGCGGGCTCAGGGGATCCGCGCGCGGCTCGGCCTCTCGCCCTCGCCTTCGTCCTCGTCCTCGCCCTCGTCCTCGCCTTCGTCCGAAGAGGAGACATGA
- a CDS encoding caspase family protein, with amino-acid sequence MIVRVVVGLLVFLFAPLAYAEPVRILIAAGNKQGLPAERPLKFADADAKHVRDVLVSLGGVRSEHAFYLAEPTRATLFSAVDRARVEAQRHRSDEVTLLFYFSGHGDREALHLAGDRVLVTELSQKLGEVPAALRIAVTDACRATREKGFAADEPFAISPAVLPQATGQVWLHASSDGEAAQESDELQGAIFTHAWLSGLRGAADANGDARVTLDESFAFAHSQTLIRSSKSSGVTQKPEAVIQLREAAPVVITQTTARMSTLSLPQARDAHFLVYSAAAKSVLSELWGSPERRLAIKVPPGRYVVQRRIAGAGAVATIALAEGEERRLEAQDFSVSPLEALARKGDFVEVGPRDRPGPHELAVGWDAGGDSRTGFSHGPRAGYAYAWSRFALSIGGALAFADRTVATPNETESEALTSGFGRAGFEARFPLGARLVLRAGSGARAGVVSQRLAGETKNAFAIGPEVMAAARMGLGRSFFVDAGATGGLVFVSEAQSLRGIFGLSGTLALGTTLGR; translated from the coding sequence GTGATCGTCCGCGTCGTCGTCGGCCTCCTCGTCTTCCTCTTCGCGCCGCTCGCGTATGCGGAGCCGGTGCGCATCCTCATCGCGGCGGGGAACAAACAAGGGCTGCCCGCCGAGCGGCCGCTGAAGTTCGCGGACGCGGACGCGAAGCACGTCCGCGACGTCCTCGTCTCGCTCGGCGGCGTGAGGAGCGAGCACGCGTTCTACCTCGCGGAGCCGACGCGCGCGACGCTCTTCTCCGCCGTCGATCGCGCGAGGGTCGAGGCGCAGCGCCACCGCAGCGACGAGGTCACGCTCCTCTTCTATTTCAGCGGCCACGGCGATCGCGAGGCGCTCCACCTCGCCGGCGATCGCGTCCTCGTGACGGAGCTCTCGCAGAAGCTCGGCGAGGTCCCGGCCGCGCTGCGGATCGCGGTGACCGACGCGTGCCGCGCGACGCGGGAGAAGGGCTTCGCCGCCGACGAGCCGTTCGCGATCTCGCCCGCGGTGCTGCCGCAAGCGACGGGGCAGGTCTGGCTCCACGCGTCGAGCGACGGCGAGGCGGCGCAGGAGTCCGACGAGCTACAGGGCGCCATCTTCACGCACGCGTGGCTGAGCGGGCTCCGCGGCGCGGCGGACGCGAACGGCGACGCGCGCGTCACGCTCGACGAGAGCTTCGCCTTCGCGCACTCGCAGACGCTCATCCGCTCCTCGAAGAGCAGCGGCGTCACGCAGAAGCCGGAGGCCGTGATCCAGCTCCGCGAGGCCGCGCCCGTCGTCATCACGCAGACGACGGCGCGCATGTCGACGCTCTCGCTCCCGCAGGCGCGCGACGCACATTTCCTCGTCTACTCCGCGGCCGCGAAGAGCGTGCTCTCCGAGCTGTGGGGCTCGCCCGAGCGGCGCCTGGCGATCAAGGTGCCGCCCGGTCGCTACGTCGTGCAGCGGCGGATCGCCGGCGCCGGCGCGGTCGCGACGATCGCCCTCGCGGAGGGAGAGGAGCGAAGGCTCGAGGCGCAGGACTTCTCCGTCAGCCCGCTCGAAGCGCTCGCGCGGAAGGGCGACTTCGTGGAGGTGGGGCCGCGCGATCGGCCAGGGCCTCACGAGCTCGCGGTGGGATGGGACGCCGGCGGCGACAGTCGAACCGGCTTCTCGCACGGACCGCGCGCCGGCTACGCGTACGCGTGGTCGCGCTTCGCGCTTTCCATCGGCGGCGCGCTCGCGTTCGCGGACCGCACGGTGGCGACGCCGAACGAGACGGAGAGCGAGGCGCTGACGAGCGGCTTCGGCCGCGCGGGCTTCGAGGCGCGCTTCCCGCTCGGCGCGCGTCTCGTGCTCCGCGCCGGCAGCGGCGCGCGCGCGGGCGTCGTCTCGCAGCGGCTCGCGGGGGAGACGAAGAACGCCTTCGCGATCGGCCCCGAGGTCATGGCGGCGGCGCGGATGGGGCTCGGCCGCTCCTTCTTCGTCGACGCGGGCGCGACCGGCGGCCTCGTCTTCGTGAGCGAGGCGCAGTCGCTGCGCGGGATCTTCGGCCTCAGCGGGACGCTGGCGCTCGGCACGACGCTCGGACGCTGA